One genomic region from Spirosoma sp. KCTC 42546 encodes:
- a CDS encoding ATP-binding protein produces MATRQLVFSILLVLLTYVVGQARTYTEAEGKAAWARLQRQPISETTFRQTCDLIQDMGQTNLNLAYDWLAQYVPRVKQTGNRRWIHILLVNWGKAKESLNHYDEAEPLFREARQNARPIPLLYCHALTYTVQLYYDWDKPDSLTRYLALGEQAARAANDRETLALLREFRGASRSRSGQPEAMRADFDEAIQLATGLPNKNALFMALHSRASYCLTNPQQQVMAFDSLLELANDSSLSRNPRFYERTTVYFRSPRPTVLFKLAQLNLLLTDYENAGKFADMVYDALVRPNPKAPNVPYFNAEMAIIRVYQGEFKQARAFVDSSRRQFGGPEADIPYSGYFLAAGLLAEQDGQLTKAADYYKQSLSKGVTSASFSRIPPELFYARALLKLGDYTKARQMLEPLTKAATVSQYSAVGLYYYQSLAALNKAQGNYVQYGQALDTYYAIRDSLTSLNQYRAVQQILARVRIRDKEQQISRLNAENEARERQLQRERRFYGVIIALALLTIGLLALYVRNRQVRARQREALQQSQLEQLEKQRHIDLMQGIINAEENERRKIADQLHDEVNAMLALATLNVSSVLEKGPEHVQSGPKLQKTQDVLTSVSSTVRGISHRLTPLLIERYGFRHAVEDLAESVNMAERLHLDTIIVGFENPDAYPISFLNELYRIIQELVHNILKHAHATQATVEVVDHQQHVTLMIDDNGVGIADNAGKDGMGLSAIRSKVAYLNGQMEIQRKAEGGTLVVIEISAI; encoded by the coding sequence ATGGCTACCCGGCAACTTGTGTTTTCTATCCTGCTCGTGCTGTTAACGTATGTTGTTGGGCAGGCACGTACCTATACCGAAGCTGAAGGGAAGGCGGCCTGGGCTCGGCTCCAGAGGCAACCGATTTCCGAAACCACCTTTCGGCAGACCTGCGACCTGATCCAGGATATGGGTCAGACGAACCTGAACTTAGCCTACGACTGGCTGGCTCAGTACGTGCCCAGGGTAAAGCAAACGGGTAATCGGCGCTGGATACATATTCTGCTTGTTAACTGGGGTAAGGCGAAAGAATCGCTCAACCATTATGATGAGGCTGAACCGCTCTTTCGGGAGGCTCGCCAGAATGCACGACCTATCCCTCTGCTTTATTGCCATGCCCTGACATACACGGTTCAGCTGTATTACGATTGGGATAAGCCCGATTCGTTGACACGCTATTTAGCTCTTGGCGAACAGGCTGCCCGTGCGGCCAATGACCGCGAAACGCTGGCGCTACTGCGTGAATTTCGGGGGGCGTCGCGCAGCCGATCAGGCCAGCCTGAAGCCATGCGGGCTGATTTCGATGAAGCAATTCAGCTGGCAACGGGATTGCCGAATAAAAATGCACTGTTTATGGCGTTGCATAGCCGGGCGTCGTACTGCTTAACCAATCCGCAGCAGCAGGTGATGGCGTTCGATAGCCTGCTCGAACTTGCCAATGATAGCAGCTTGTCCCGAAATCCCCGTTTTTATGAACGTACGACCGTTTATTTTCGCAGCCCACGGCCCACAGTTCTCTTCAAATTAGCCCAATTGAACCTATTGCTGACCGATTACGAGAATGCGGGTAAGTTTGCCGATATGGTGTATGATGCGTTGGTACGGCCCAATCCTAAGGCACCCAATGTACCGTATTTCAATGCCGAAATGGCGATAATCCGGGTGTATCAGGGCGAGTTTAAACAAGCGCGAGCGTTCGTCGATTCGAGTCGGCGACAGTTTGGTGGGCCTGAGGCCGACATTCCCTATTCCGGTTATTTTCTGGCCGCTGGTTTATTGGCCGAACAGGATGGCCAGTTGACGAAGGCCGCCGATTACTACAAACAATCGCTTTCAAAAGGGGTAACATCGGCTTCGTTTTCGCGCATTCCCCCCGAACTATTTTACGCCAGAGCCCTGCTGAAACTCGGTGACTATACCAAGGCTCGCCAGATGCTGGAACCCTTAACGAAAGCTGCAACTGTTAGTCAATACTCGGCCGTTGGGTTATACTACTACCAATCATTAGCCGCGCTCAACAAAGCTCAGGGCAATTACGTCCAGTACGGACAGGCATTAGATACCTATTATGCAATCCGGGACTCGCTCACCAGCCTGAACCAGTACCGAGCCGTACAGCAGATACTGGCGCGTGTTCGCATTCGTGACAAGGAACAGCAAATCAGTCGGTTAAATGCCGAAAATGAAGCTCGCGAACGGCAACTCCAACGCGAACGTCGATTTTACGGTGTTATCATCGCGCTGGCCTTGCTCACGATCGGGCTATTGGCGCTGTATGTTCGAAACCGGCAGGTGCGCGCTCGGCAGCGGGAAGCCTTGCAGCAAAGCCAGTTGGAACAACTGGAAAAGCAACGCCATATCGACCTGATGCAGGGAATCATCAACGCCGAAGAAAATGAGCGTCGGAAAATCGCCGATCAACTTCATGACGAAGTAAACGCGATGCTCGCCCTCGCAACGCTCAATGTATCGTCGGTGTTGGAAAAAGGGCCAGAACACGTGCAAAGCGGTCCAAAGCTGCAGAAAACCCAGGATGTACTAACGTCCGTGTCATCAACTGTGCGAGGGATAAGCCATCGGCTGACGCCCCTGTTGATTGAACGGTATGGGTTCCGGCATGCCGTTGAAGATCTGGCAGAATCGGTTAACATGGCGGAACGACTTCACCTGGACACAATCATTGTGGGCTTCGAAAACCCAGATGCCTACCCAATTTCATTCCTGAACGAGCTGTATCGAATTATTCAGGAACTGGTGCACAACATTCTTAAACACGCTCATGCTACACAGGCTACCGTAGAGGTCGTTGACCATCAGCAACATGTGACCCTCATGATTGATGACAACGGAGTAGGTATTGCCGATAATGCAGGTAAAGACGGCATGGGCCTCAGCGCCATCCGGTCGAAAGTGGCGTATCTGAACGGTCAGATGGAAATCCAGCGTAAAGCGGAAGGTGGGACGTTGGTCGTTATTGAAATCAGTGCCATATAA
- a CDS encoding TIGR01777 family oxidoreductase, which translates to MNQTVLITGGTGSIGRRLTQLLQQEGYQVSLLSRSQKNIPDVRVYQWDVKKGHIDPQAIRTANHIIHLAGEGIADGRWTDQRKEEIISSRTQSTELLAEALRTNKHQVKSFIGASAIGYYGGDTGDRPLNESNVGGSDFLAQAVRAWERSEEEVASLGIRTVKLRIGVVLMKDGGALPKLVQPVRLGAGAPIGSGQQYISWIHLDDLCRLFIKALSDPSWQGVYNAVAPNPVTNETLTRAIAQVLHKPMLLPNIPAFAIKLLYGEMAIVVTGGNYVLNKRIAEETNFTYQYSDLGRALESLLM; encoded by the coding sequence ATGAATCAAACAGTTTTGATTACAGGAGGTACCGGCTCAATTGGCCGTCGCCTAACTCAATTACTTCAACAGGAAGGCTACCAGGTGTCGTTGTTAAGTCGGTCACAAAAGAACATTCCCGATGTGCGTGTGTACCAATGGGACGTCAAAAAGGGGCACATCGACCCACAAGCCATTCGTACAGCCAACCATATTATTCACTTAGCGGGGGAAGGTATTGCCGATGGGCGTTGGACTGACCAACGCAAGGAAGAAATCATAAGCAGCCGTACGCAGTCTACCGAACTCTTAGCCGAAGCGCTACGTACCAATAAACACCAGGTTAAGTCGTTCATTGGAGCCTCGGCCATTGGCTATTATGGGGGCGATACCGGCGACCGACCCCTGAATGAGAGTAATGTAGGAGGCAGTGATTTTCTGGCTCAGGCAGTACGGGCCTGGGAGCGCTCGGAAGAGGAGGTCGCATCCTTGGGAATTCGTACCGTGAAGCTGCGAATTGGGGTTGTCCTGATGAAAGACGGTGGCGCTTTACCCAAATTAGTCCAACCCGTTCGGTTGGGTGCAGGGGCTCCCATTGGATCAGGTCAGCAGTATATTTCATGGATTCATCTCGATGACCTGTGTCGGCTGTTTATCAAGGCCCTTTCCGATCCATCGTGGCAGGGAGTTTACAACGCCGTTGCCCCAAATCCGGTCACCAATGAAACCCTGACTCGAGCCATCGCTCAGGTACTCCATAAGCCTATGTTACTGCCTAACATTCCTGCTTTTGCCATTAAGTTGCTCTATGGTGAAATGGCTATTGTTGTTACAGGCGGTAACTATGTATTGAACAAACGTATTGCCGAGGAGACCAACTTTACCTACCAGTATTCGGACTTGGGTAGGGCGTTGGAGAGTTTACTCATGTAG
- a CDS encoding mandelate racemase/muconate lactonizing enzyme family protein has protein sequence MKNSFSRLSSPDSTSDRRDFFRKAGLGGLSLGLMFDKSPDQELEFITQKVSRYAKPSELKITDMRVAILQGVPFSSPIIRIDTNQGLVGWGEVRDGASANYALMLKSRLLGKNPCNVEQIFKQIKQFGGQSRAAGGVCGVEMALWDLAGKAYNVPAYQLLGGKYRDFIRLYADTPEADTYEGFAENMKKRRDQGYTFLKMDFGIGMLADQPGMLVNANNWSVKKQWNDSEPGKLGNYANTKHPFTRIQVTKKGLDRLVEHVGKVRDIVGYDTPLAADHFGHFDVNTAIQIGKAMEPFRLAWLEDLVPWFYTDQWKQISDAIDTPTLTGEDIYLKEGFIKLIDAKAIDMIHPDLASSGGLLETKKIGDYAEEKGIPMAMHFAGSPISMMANVHCAAATENFVALEHHGVDVNGWEDLVTGMKPIVEKGFVRVPEKPGLGVELNEEVAKKFLKKGGTWFAPTDVWNTKDSADREWS, from the coding sequence ATGAAAAATAGTTTCTCCCGCTTGTCTTCCCCCGACAGCACCTCCGATCGACGCGACTTTTTCCGTAAAGCCGGATTAGGGGGCTTATCGCTCGGTCTTATGTTCGATAAATCGCCGGACCAGGAACTGGAATTTATCACCCAGAAAGTAAGTCGGTACGCCAAACCCTCGGAATTGAAAATTACGGATATGCGGGTTGCCATTTTACAGGGTGTCCCATTCAGCAGTCCGATCATCCGGATTGATACCAATCAGGGCCTGGTTGGCTGGGGCGAAGTGCGTGACGGTGCCAGTGCCAACTACGCGCTCATGCTGAAAAGTCGATTACTGGGCAAGAATCCGTGTAATGTGGAGCAGATTTTTAAGCAGATCAAGCAGTTTGGCGGACAAAGCCGCGCGGCTGGTGGTGTCTGTGGTGTTGAAATGGCACTTTGGGATCTGGCCGGAAAGGCGTACAATGTGCCCGCTTATCAACTCCTCGGTGGTAAATACCGTGACTTCATCCGCTTATATGCCGATACACCCGAAGCGGATACCTATGAAGGTTTTGCTGAGAATATGAAGAAACGCCGGGATCAGGGATACACATTCCTGAAAATGGATTTCGGTATCGGTATGCTGGCCGATCAGCCAGGTATGCTGGTAAACGCCAATAACTGGAGCGTAAAAAAGCAGTGGAACGATTCGGAGCCCGGTAAGCTGGGTAACTATGCCAATACAAAACACCCGTTTACGCGTATTCAGGTCACGAAAAAAGGCTTGGACCGGCTCGTGGAGCACGTGGGCAAAGTGCGTGATATTGTGGGTTACGATACGCCGTTAGCTGCCGACCACTTTGGTCACTTCGACGTGAATACAGCCATTCAGATCGGGAAAGCCATGGAGCCATTCCGACTGGCCTGGCTCGAAGACCTTGTGCCCTGGTTCTATACGGATCAATGGAAACAAATTTCTGACGCCATCGATACGCCAACGCTAACCGGCGAAGATATCTACCTCAAAGAAGGATTTATCAAGTTGATCGATGCGAAAGCCATTGATATGATTCACCCGGATTTGGCCTCATCGGGCGGTTTGCTGGAAACCAAAAAGATTGGCGACTATGCTGAAGAAAAAGGTATTCCTATGGCCATGCACTTTGCTGGTTCGCCGATTTCGATGATGGCGAACGTGCATTGCGCGGCTGCTACCGAGAATTTCGTGGCGCTGGAACACCACGGCGTTGATGTGAATGGTTGGGAGGACCTGGTCACAGGGATGAAGCCTATCGTTGAGAAAGGATTTGTGCGCGTTCCTGAGAAGCCGGGCCTGGGTGTCGAGCTGAATGAGGAAGTTGCCAAGAAATTCCTCAAAAAAGGAGGCACCTGGTTTGCGCCTACCGACGTGTGGAACACGAAAGATTCTGCCGATCGGGAGTGGAGTTAA
- a CDS encoding RraA family protein translates to MTKRTFLVVTAIALSVSFFAQAQRVGSSPEYITALTSNWKGERFPDGRPKIPDIVLERLQNCTLEQIWGYLGKKGYRNQVEKDWVILKPGETMTGRAVTAQFMPTRPDLDSLVRAQGKAEGRSQKGGINIWPIDILTKGDIYVADGYGKIKDGTLIGSSLGNAIYGKTGKGVVFYGSVRDMQELKDTKGFNAWVKGHDPSYIKDMTPTSINAPIRIGEVTVLPGDAVFANEYGTVFIPAHLVEGLVSASEMTALRDEFERVLLQQGKYPSGEIHGDWSDKIKGEFRTWVGKYPKKLAITQKDVDAYLAKEGH, encoded by the coding sequence ATGACAAAGAGAACATTCCTCGTAGTAACAGCCATCGCCCTTTCGGTAAGTTTTTTTGCCCAGGCCCAACGGGTAGGCTCATCGCCGGAATACATTACCGCCTTAACCTCAAACTGGAAAGGCGAACGATTCCCCGACGGACGGCCCAAAATACCCGATATTGTTTTGGAGCGGCTACAGAATTGCACGCTGGAACAGATCTGGGGCTATTTAGGCAAAAAAGGCTACCGTAATCAGGTCGAAAAAGACTGGGTCATTCTTAAACCCGGCGAAACAATGACCGGGCGGGCCGTTACTGCTCAGTTCATGCCCACCCGGCCCGACCTCGACAGTCTGGTCAGGGCGCAGGGAAAAGCCGAAGGCCGTTCGCAAAAAGGAGGCATTAACATCTGGCCAATCGACATCTTAACAAAGGGTGATATCTACGTGGCAGATGGCTATGGTAAGATTAAAGACGGGACGCTGATTGGATCGAGTCTTGGGAATGCTATTTATGGCAAGACAGGAAAGGGGGTTGTTTTTTACGGATCTGTCCGGGATATGCAGGAACTAAAAGACACAAAAGGGTTCAATGCCTGGGTAAAAGGGCATGATCCTTCTTATATCAAAGACATGACACCTACCTCCATCAACGCCCCTATTCGTATTGGTGAGGTAACTGTATTGCCCGGCGACGCCGTGTTTGCCAATGAATACGGAACGGTATTTATTCCGGCTCACCTGGTGGAAGGACTGGTATCGGCATCTGAAATGACAGCCCTGCGTGACGAGTTTGAACGGGTACTCCTCCAGCAAGGTAAATACCCATCGGGCGAAATTCACGGCGACTGGTCGGATAAAATAAAAGGAGAGTTCAGAACCTGGGTTGGCAAGTACCCAAAAAAGTTAGCTATCACCCAGAAAGATGTAGATGCTTATCTGGCAAAAGAGGGACATTAA